In Polynucleobacter sp. AP-Ainpum-60-G11, one DNA window encodes the following:
- the nadB gene encoding L-aspartate oxidase: MASSKPQTSAANPKAELPVLIIGAGLAGLTVALHMAETQPVIVMAKRGLGEAATAWAQGGIVGVVDKEHDSIDAHVNDTLDAGAGLVVESTARYIAEESAEAIRWLVEQGVPFTADEAGPMGLHLTREGGHSQRRIAHVADATGKAIHEVLLDKARSHKNIQLLEHWIALDLITNRHLDAKTQRTKPNRCYGVYALDIKNNRVETIEAKSVVLATGGVGKVYRYTSNPDTATGDGIAMAWRAGCRVGNMEFIQFHPTCLYHPSDRTFLITEAMRGEGGLLKLPNGTRFMPEHDERNELAPRDIVARAIDFEMKKHGLDYVHLDATHLGEEFIKEHFPMIYARCMSLGLDITKEPIPVVPAAHYTCGGVVTDLKGRTDLAGLYAVGEATYTGLHGANRLASNSLLECVVIGKAAAEDISLLKTPVMPNLPLWDESQVEDADEQVVIAHNWDELRSLMWNYVGIVRTNRRLERALHRIKLLRYEVQEYYANFKVTRDLIELRNLLECAELIVRSALMRRESRGLHYSRDYPGTWAVSYPTILTPQAEGTSENPET; encoded by the coding sequence ATGGCCAGTTCAAAACCCCAAACTTCAGCAGCTAATCCTAAGGCAGAATTACCCGTCCTAATTATTGGTGCGGGTCTAGCTGGCTTAACTGTTGCTCTGCATATGGCGGAGACGCAGCCAGTGATTGTGATGGCGAAGCGGGGGTTGGGAGAGGCTGCAACTGCTTGGGCGCAAGGGGGTATTGTTGGTGTAGTTGATAAAGAGCACGATAGCATCGATGCCCATGTCAATGACACCTTAGATGCAGGTGCTGGCCTTGTGGTGGAATCTACTGCGCGATACATTGCGGAAGAAAGTGCCGAAGCTATTCGTTGGTTGGTTGAGCAGGGCGTCCCGTTTACTGCTGATGAGGCCGGTCCAATGGGCCTACATCTTACGCGTGAGGGTGGGCATAGCCAACGTCGCATTGCTCACGTAGCTGATGCAACCGGTAAAGCGATCCATGAAGTACTCCTGGATAAAGCGCGATCCCATAAAAATATTCAGTTGCTTGAACATTGGATTGCTTTAGATCTGATTACCAATCGCCACTTAGATGCGAAGACGCAACGCACCAAGCCGAATCGTTGCTATGGAGTGTATGCCCTCGATATTAAAAACAATCGAGTAGAGACCATTGAAGCTAAGTCGGTGGTATTAGCTACTGGTGGTGTTGGTAAGGTCTATCGATATACCAGCAACCCTGATACCGCTACAGGCGATGGCATCGCTATGGCGTGGCGTGCAGGTTGCCGTGTCGGTAATATGGAATTTATTCAGTTTCATCCAACATGCTTGTATCACCCCAGTGACCGAACCTTTTTGATTACCGAGGCGATGCGTGGTGAGGGTGGTTTACTCAAGTTACCAAACGGTACTCGATTTATGCCAGAGCATGATGAGCGGAATGAGTTAGCTCCTCGTGACATTGTTGCTAGGGCGATCGACTTTGAGATGAAGAAACACGGCTTAGATTATGTGCATCTGGATGCTACCCATTTAGGTGAAGAATTTATTAAAGAGCATTTCCCGATGATCTATGCGCGCTGTATGAGCTTAGGTCTAGATATTACCAAAGAACCTATTCCGGTAGTGCCTGCTGCACATTACACCTGTGGTGGCGTGGTAACTGATCTCAAGGGGCGCACTGATTTGGCTGGTCTCTATGCAGTTGGTGAGGCAACCTATACTGGGCTGCATGGAGCCAACCGCCTAGCTAGTAACTCCTTGCTCGAGTGTGTAGTGATCGGCAAAGCCGCTGCCGAAGATATCTCATTGCTCAAGACTCCTGTGATGCCCAATTTACCTTTATGGGATGAAAGTCAGGTAGAAGATGCAGATGAGCAAGTGGTGATTGCCCATAATTGGGATGAGCTACGTTCATTGATGTGGAATTACGTTGGTATCGTGAGAACCAATAGACGCCTAGAGCGTGCATTACACCGCATTAAGCTGCTCAGATACGAAGTTCAAGAATATTACGCTAACTTTAAAGTGACGCGCGACTTAATTGAGCTTCGTAATCTTCTGGAATGCGCGGAATTGATTGTGAGATCGGCTCTGATGCGCAGAGAAAGTAGGGGGCTGCATTACAGCCGTGATTATCCAGGTACTTGGGCAGTGTCTTATCCGACTATTCTGACCCCTCAAGCTGAGGGTACATCGGAAAATCCTGAGACTTGA
- a CDS encoding addiction module antidote protein produces the protein MKRTITTPYDVAEHLRTPKEMAAYLEACIEEADGDAAFIAKALGDIARAKGMTQVAKDSGLTRESLYKSLSGERSPGFDTILKVIAALGLSLHAAPAIKK, from the coding sequence ATGAAAAGAACAATCACAACCCCATATGATGTCGCTGAGCATCTTCGCACCCCAAAAGAAATGGCCGCCTACCTAGAGGCTTGCATAGAAGAGGCAGATGGTGACGCCGCTTTTATTGCTAAGGCACTAGGTGACATTGCAAGAGCCAAAGGGATGACTCAAGTTGCTAAAGATTCGGGCCTGACAAGAGAGAGCTTATATAAATCACTTTCTGGCGAGAGAAGTCCAGGCTTTGACACCATACTGAAAGTTATTGCTGCATTGGGCTTAAGCCTTCATGCTGCACCCGCCATCAAGAAATGA
- a CDS encoding type II toxin-antitoxin system RelE/ParE family toxin, whose protein sequence is MIEIRKTEEFIVWLDNLFDLLARAKMQARIKRLSEGNPGNAESVGEKVFEMKIDFGPGYRVYYTKHGQTLTILLLGGDKKTQARDIKLAQRLARNL, encoded by the coding sequence ATGATCGAAATTAGAAAAACTGAAGAATTCATAGTTTGGCTAGATAACTTATTTGATTTGTTGGCAAGAGCAAAGATGCAGGCAAGAATCAAAAGGCTATCCGAAGGAAATCCAGGTAATGCTGAATCTGTAGGTGAAAAGGTATTCGAGATGAAGATTGATTTTGGTCCTGGTTATCGGGTGTATTACACCAAACATGGTCAGACACTCACCATTCTTTTATTGGGCGGAGATAAGAAAACACAAGCCAGAGATATCAAACTAGCTCAACGTTTAGCGAGAAATTTATAA
- the nadC gene encoding carboxylating nicotinate-nucleotide diphosphorylase → MFDYNETLEQARQRNIADALMEDIGKCDWTAQLVPSKSVHAQLIVREQAVLCGVDWFDGTLKKLDPSATVTWHYLEGDMMKPDTKVCDIEANSRALLSAERPCINFLQTLSWTASIARQHVDAIAGVSPNPNGCAVLDTRKTIPGLRQAQKYAVRVGGGQNQRLALWHGILIKENHIAAAGGVAAAVKAAQALNSGVDIQVEVENFAELKEALDAGAKSILIDNFTTEQMKEAAAFTNGRALLEASGGIDLDQMRAIAATGVDRISLGKLTKDIKAVDFSMRVL, encoded by the coding sequence ATGTTTGATTACAACGAAACCTTAGAGCAAGCGCGTCAACGCAATATTGCTGATGCGCTGATGGAGGATATTGGTAAATGTGATTGGACTGCCCAACTCGTCCCCAGTAAATCTGTTCATGCTCAACTAATTGTTCGGGAGCAGGCTGTGCTGTGTGGAGTTGACTGGTTTGATGGCACTCTCAAAAAATTAGATCCCTCGGCAACAGTGACTTGGCATTATCTAGAGGGCGACATGATGAAGCCCGATACCAAGGTCTGCGATATTGAAGCAAATTCTCGAGCGCTACTATCTGCTGAGCGCCCCTGCATTAATTTTTTGCAAACACTGTCCTGGACTGCCAGTATTGCGCGTCAACACGTTGATGCAATTGCAGGTGTCAGCCCAAATCCAAATGGTTGTGCAGTGCTCGATACACGCAAAACAATTCCCGGCTTACGTCAGGCGCAGAAATATGCAGTACGGGTAGGTGGCGGTCAAAACCAACGTCTTGCACTTTGGCATGGCATCTTGATTAAAGAGAATCATATTGCTGCTGCAGGGGGTGTTGCAGCTGCAGTAAAAGCTGCGCAAGCTTTAAATTCTGGTGTGGATATTCAGGTGGAAGTAGAAAACTTTGCAGAGCTAAAAGAAGCCTTAGATGCAGGTGCAAAAAGTATCTTGATTGATAACTTCACCACAGAGCAAATGAAAGAAGCTGCGGCTTTTACCAATGGTCGCGCCTTACTAGAGGCCTCTGGTGGTATCGACCTAGATCAAATGCGCGCCATTGCTGCCACTGGGGTTGATCGCATCTCTCTAGGAAAACTAACCAAAGATATTAAGGCGGTAGATTTCTCAATGAGGGTTTTGTAA
- the nadA gene encoding quinolinate synthase NadA, with translation MTSTASSPIAFDYPQQDAAGLTCTAQAWAKTPPQLHGTEKAAVIARIKQLLIEKDAALVAHYYVDGDIQDLAMETGGFVADSLEMARFGKNHPAKNLIVAGVRFMGESAKILSPEKGVFMPDLDATCSLDLGCDAVDFAAFRALHPDRTVVVYANTSAAVKAQADWMVTSSCALAIVHQLKVEGKKILWAPDRHLGRYIQEQTGADMLLWNGACIVHDEFKAVELEMLKAGHPNAMILVHPESPQAVVDLADVVGSTSAMIKAVVEGAATEYIVATDNGILHRMRQLAPNKILIEAPTAGNSATCKSCAHCPWMAMNGLQGILDCLENASGEITIDEKVRVKALGCIERMLDFTQNHPDLLAKAQHGFVKNIGAA, from the coding sequence ATGACTTCCACTGCTAGCTCCCCTATCGCTTTTGATTATCCTCAGCAAGATGCTGCCGGGCTTACCTGCACCGCCCAAGCTTGGGCTAAAACACCGCCACAACTTCATGGCACTGAAAAAGCAGCTGTCATTGCTCGCATCAAGCAATTGCTGATTGAGAAGGATGCCGCATTAGTTGCCCACTACTATGTCGATGGGGATATTCAAGATCTTGCCATGGAGACTGGCGGCTTTGTTGCCGACTCTTTAGAGATGGCCCGTTTTGGCAAGAATCACCCTGCTAAGAATTTGATTGTGGCTGGGGTGCGCTTTATGGGGGAGTCAGCAAAAATTCTGAGTCCCGAAAAAGGTGTCTTCATGCCAGATCTCGATGCGACTTGCTCCTTAGATTTAGGTTGTGATGCCGTTGATTTTGCAGCATTTAGAGCTCTGCATCCCGATCGCACTGTCGTTGTCTATGCTAATACAAGTGCTGCAGTTAAAGCACAAGCCGATTGGATGGTGACTAGTTCTTGCGCGTTAGCGATCGTTCATCAACTTAAAGTTGAGGGTAAGAAAATTCTCTGGGCCCCCGATCGCCATTTAGGTCGATACATTCAAGAGCAAACTGGTGCTGATATGTTGTTGTGGAATGGCGCCTGCATTGTTCATGATGAATTTAAAGCTGTTGAATTAGAAATGCTCAAAGCTGGTCATCCCAATGCCATGATTTTGGTGCACCCTGAATCCCCTCAGGCAGTGGTAGATCTAGCAGATGTAGTTGGGTCTACTTCCGCAATGATTAAGGCTGTAGTAGAGGGCGCTGCCACTGAATATATTGTGGCTACAGACAATGGCATCTTGCATCGCATGCGCCAACTCGCACCCAATAAAATCCTGATTGAAGCTCCTACTGCTGGCAACAGTGCTACCTGCAAAAGCTGTGCTCATTGCCCTTGGATGGCCATGAATGGCTTGCAAGGAATTTTGGATTGCCTTGAAAATGCTTCCGGTGAAATCACAATTGATGAAAAAGTGCGAGTTAAAGCCTTAGGCTGCATTGAGCGTATGCTAGATTTCACACAAAATCATCCTGACCTACTTGCTAAAGCCCAACATGGTTTTGTTAAGAACATTGGCGCAGCCTAA
- a CDS encoding phosphomannomutase/phosphoglucomutase, which produces MQLSPSIFKAYDIRGIIDETLDPSIARLIGQAFGTEMRELGETDIVIGRDGRLSGPSLIEALTEGLLSTGINVIDLGMVATPMVYFAANHTIDGKTPKSGIMITGSHNPSNYNGFKMVLSTSAIYGEQIQDLRKRIEAKQFATGKGTRSTFDIFPMYLNYIVGDIKLARPMKIAVDCGNGVGGAFAGKLFRALGCEVQELFCEVDGHFPNHHPDPAHIENLQDLIKNLQTTDNELGLAFDGDADRLGVVTKDGQVIFPDRQMMLFAKDVLSRNPGGQIIYDVKCTRNLATYVKEHGGEPIMWKTGHSLVKAKLKETGAPLAGEMSGHIFFKDRWFGFDDGLYTGARLLEILSKENNPSDTLNHLPNAICTPELQLACAEGEPFALLETIKANAKFPTSESINTIDGVRVEYADGFGLARPSNTTPVVVMRFEADSEVAIKRIQAEFKAVLLAAKPEAKLPF; this is translated from the coding sequence ATGCAATTGTCTCCATCCATTTTTAAAGCATATGACATTCGCGGCATTATTGACGAGACCTTAGATCCCTCTATCGCCAGATTAATTGGTCAAGCTTTTGGCACTGAAATGCGGGAACTTGGTGAAACTGACATCGTCATCGGTCGCGATGGCCGCCTGTCTGGTCCTAGCTTGATTGAGGCATTAACAGAAGGCTTACTTTCCACCGGTATCAATGTGATTGATTTGGGTATGGTGGCTACGCCGATGGTGTACTTTGCTGCCAATCACACTATTGATGGCAAAACACCGAAGTCCGGCATCATGATTACCGGCAGCCACAATCCCTCAAATTACAACGGCTTCAAAATGGTTCTGAGCACATCTGCGATTTACGGCGAACAGATTCAGGATTTGCGCAAACGCATTGAAGCCAAGCAATTTGCTACCGGTAAAGGAACACGTAGCACATTTGATATTTTCCCGATGTACTTAAATTACATTGTGGGGGATATCAAGCTGGCTCGACCCATGAAGATTGCTGTCGATTGTGGCAATGGTGTGGGTGGCGCTTTTGCGGGAAAACTATTTAGAGCCTTGGGTTGCGAAGTTCAAGAATTATTCTGTGAGGTAGACGGTCATTTTCCTAATCACCATCCAGATCCAGCGCATATCGAAAACCTACAAGATCTGATTAAGAACCTACAGACTACCGATAATGAATTAGGCCTTGCCTTTGATGGGGATGCTGATCGCCTGGGTGTAGTAACTAAAGATGGTCAAGTCATTTTCCCGGACCGTCAAATGATGCTCTTCGCAAAAGACGTTCTCAGCCGCAATCCTGGCGGTCAAATTATTTACGATGTGAAGTGCACTCGTAATTTAGCTACCTATGTAAAAGAACATGGTGGCGAGCCCATTATGTGGAAAACTGGTCACTCTCTGGTTAAGGCAAAGCTGAAAGAAACTGGCGCCCCATTGGCTGGCGAGATGAGTGGTCATATTTTCTTTAAAGACCGTTGGTTTGGATTTGATGATGGCTTATATACAGGTGCTCGTCTTCTAGAAATCCTGAGTAAGGAAAATAATCCGAGCGATACTCTCAATCATTTGCCAAACGCGATTTGCACTCCAGAGCTCCAACTGGCTTGTGCTGAAGGTGAGCCCTTTGCCTTGCTAGAAACTATTAAAGCCAATGCAAAGTTCCCGACATCAGAGTCGATCAATACGATTGATGGTGTACGCGTGGAATATGCTGATGGCTTTGGACTGGCTAGACCATCTAACACCACTCCAGTAGTTGTGATGCGTTTTGAGGCAGACAGCGAAGTGGCTATTAAACGTATCCAGGCGGAATTTAAGGCTGTACTACTAGCTGCTAAACCAGAAGCAAAACTGCCGTTTTAG
- the pgi gene encoding glucose-6-phosphate isomerase: protein MSLQAQLANKSVHSAIDVVLDTAYQGIDDSSWAKLFTNARKSHLEQFIRDLFAGKHINNSEDRPALHSALRNLSKTPVLIDGKDVMPAVSEVWHRIEALCNKWVGVTDVIHIGIGGSDFGPRLAIEALAHVPGIESRGMRMHFLANIDTAELARILARAQPHSTRVIVVSKSFTTLETSMNAKAVVAWLKKSGCTASQIEHALYAVTANIPAAKEFGVSEDNIFPFWDWVGGRYSVWSAVGLPIALQYGFETFKQFLAGAEAMDLHFKNAPLEENLPVIMALTLLHQQEKHDVKAYAAIPYADALDWFPKWLQQLDMESNGKSADRDGKPVKHSSPVVFGSAGSNAQHSYFQLFHQGTEIIPIDFIAVREPMSDRPEAVAHHRILLSNCLAQAQALANGKTASNPNDVYPGKRPSSLLLLPKLNAFYLGALLALYENRTATLGALWNINSFDQPGVEYGKVLAKPIEKALASHQNDIAASADIDAVTAARINLLNSNN, encoded by the coding sequence ATGTCTTTGCAAGCCCAATTAGCCAATAAAAGTGTTCACTCTGCCATTGATGTGGTGCTCGATACCGCCTATCAAGGAATTGATGACAGCAGCTGGGCAAAGTTATTTACGAATGCCCGTAAATCCCATTTGGAGCAGTTCATTAGGGATTTATTTGCAGGCAAGCATATCAATAACAGCGAGGATCGCCCCGCCCTACATTCTGCCTTACGCAATTTAAGTAAAACGCCAGTCTTAATTGATGGCAAGGATGTCATGCCTGCCGTTTCTGAAGTGTGGCATCGCATTGAAGCCTTGTGCAATAAATGGGTTGGCGTCACTGATGTCATTCATATTGGTATTGGCGGATCGGACTTTGGCCCTCGCCTAGCTATTGAAGCCTTAGCCCATGTTCCCGGCATTGAAAGCCGTGGCATGCGCATGCATTTCTTGGCCAATATTGATACTGCTGAATTAGCGCGGATCCTGGCACGAGCGCAGCCACACAGCACACGAGTGATTGTGGTGTCGAAGTCATTTACCACTCTTGAAACCTCTATGAATGCCAAAGCAGTTGTTGCTTGGCTTAAAAAGAGTGGCTGCACTGCTAGCCAAATTGAGCATGCCTTATATGCAGTCACTGCCAATATCCCTGCCGCCAAAGAATTCGGCGTAAGCGAAGACAACATCTTCCCTTTTTGGGACTGGGTCGGTGGTCGCTACTCAGTGTGGTCGGCGGTAGGCCTACCCATTGCTTTGCAATATGGCTTTGAAACATTCAAACAGTTTTTGGCCGGCGCTGAGGCCATGGATTTGCATTTCAAGAATGCCCCCTTAGAAGAAAACCTGCCCGTCATCATGGCGCTCACTTTGCTGCATCAACAAGAGAAACATGATGTCAAAGCCTATGCAGCAATTCCATATGCAGATGCTTTAGATTGGTTTCCGAAATGGTTGCAACAGCTCGACATGGAAAGCAATGGCAAGAGCGCTGATCGCGACGGTAAACCCGTTAAGCATTCTTCTCCCGTTGTATTTGGGAGCGCGGGAAGTAACGCGCAACACTCTTACTTTCAGCTCTTCCATCAAGGTACCGAAATCATTCCGATTGATTTCATTGCTGTGCGTGAACCTATGAGTGATAGGCCAGAAGCGGTAGCTCATCACCGCATCCTGCTCTCTAATTGCTTGGCACAGGCTCAAGCATTGGCCAATGGCAAGACTGCCAGCAATCCAAATGACGTCTATCCAGGCAAGCGCCCAAGCAGCCTTTTATTGCTACCTAAGCTAAATGCTTTTTATCTCGGCGCCTTGCTTGCCCTTTACGAGAACCGTACTGCAACATTAGGCGCACTCTGGAATATCAATAGCTTTGATCAACCCGGCGTGGAATACGGCAAAGTTCTGGCCAAGCCAATCGAAAAGGCCCTTGCAAGTCATCAGAATGACATTGCTGCTAGCGCAGATATTGACGCTGTAACTGCCGCGCGCATTAATTTATTAAATTCAAATAACTAG
- a CDS encoding NAD(P)/FAD-dependent oxidoreductase, protein MEQVDCVVVGAGVVGLAVAREMALQGRETILLEREDSFGTISSARNSEVIHAGIYYPKDSLKAKLCVEGNRLLYEYCRSHQVSTQAYGKLIVATDANQLDDLQAILYKAQNNQVPDIKMISGAQAKSLEPQLHCEAAVLSSSTGVVDSHGLMLSLLGGFEDAGGMVAYQSPLLSAKPIGSNAEGGFELAIGGADGMTIQTKLLINCAGLSAPALAQKIEGLSKDRIPKAYFAKGNYFSLSGKSPFSHLIYPIPEPGGLGVHLTLDMGGQAKFGPDVEWLDIEEESQINYTVDPKRGEGFYAAVRQYWPGLKDGALQADYSGVRAKIVPPNVPAGDFYFEGPKQHQLHGLFNLYGFESPGLTSCLAIAQHLEAQIKSSL, encoded by the coding sequence ATGGAGCAGGTTGATTGCGTAGTCGTGGGCGCCGGTGTCGTCGGTTTGGCGGTTGCTCGCGAGATGGCATTGCAGGGTCGAGAGACCATCTTGCTAGAGCGAGAAGATTCTTTTGGAACCATTAGTAGCGCCCGCAATAGTGAGGTAATTCATGCGGGAATTTATTACCCAAAAGACTCCCTCAAGGCCAAGCTCTGTGTAGAGGGTAATCGTCTCTTGTATGAGTATTGCCGTAGTCATCAGGTGAGCACTCAAGCCTATGGCAAATTGATTGTGGCTACCGATGCAAACCAACTGGATGATTTGCAGGCAATTCTGTATAAAGCCCAAAACAATCAAGTGCCAGATATTAAGATGATCTCGGGTGCACAAGCTAAGTCTCTAGAGCCACAGCTGCATTGTGAGGCCGCAGTACTTTCGAGCTCAACAGGCGTGGTGGATAGTCATGGATTAATGCTGTCATTACTGGGCGGTTTTGAAGATGCTGGTGGCATGGTCGCCTATCAGTCACCACTACTCAGTGCGAAACCCATCGGCAGTAATGCGGAAGGGGGCTTTGAGCTTGCTATTGGTGGTGCTGATGGCATGACGATTCAGACCAAGTTGCTAATCAATTGCGCGGGACTCAGTGCACCAGCATTAGCTCAAAAAATTGAAGGCCTGTCTAAAGATCGGATACCCAAAGCCTATTTCGCTAAAGGCAACTACTTCTCCCTGTCTGGCAAATCCCCATTCAGCCATTTGATTTATCCCATCCCTGAGCCGGGCGGATTAGGCGTTCATCTCACTCTCGATATGGGAGGACAGGCAAAGTTTGGGCCTGATGTGGAATGGCTTGATATTGAAGAGGAAAGTCAGATTAACTACACGGTAGATCCAAAGCGGGGAGAGGGCTTTTATGCTGCAGTAAGACAGTATTGGCCAGGTCTTAAAGATGGCGCATTGCAAGCAGACTACTCCGGGGTCAGAGCCAAAATCGTCCCGCCTAATGTCCCAGCGGGCGACTTTTACTTTGAGGGCCCCAAGCAGCATCAGCTTCACGGGCTTTTTAATCTCTATGGCTTTGAGTCCCCAGGTCTTACCTCTTGTTTGGCTATTGCCCAGCATTTGGAGGCGCAAATCAAAAGTTCTTTATAA
- a CDS encoding tetratricopeptide repeat protein — MYDDQSRLDLGQLNVERGSYSAAFDIFYGLAKDRASEDALYALTKLCFDGRLNPEQINTLFTLQNSNSSLGNGYAHFNVGLMFERGMGDVKQDYKTAVEYYEKAIKEEVLDAYCNLGNIYILGTGIAHGVVPNQEKGIALLKKGAEEGSRQSAFTLGSLYATGDIIEQDLKQGYLYLTLAAFAKHDQAKRVLLIFEHAHPGNYREEFDTAQQQYWKIENMRRLYKCV, encoded by the coding sequence ATGTATGACGATCAATCACGCCTTGATTTGGGGCAACTTAATGTCGAGCGTGGAAGTTATTCTGCTGCATTTGATATCTTTTATGGTCTCGCTAAAGATCGAGCTAGTGAAGATGCGCTTTATGCATTAACTAAGCTGTGTTTTGATGGTCGCCTAAACCCCGAGCAAATCAATACGCTATTTACACTTCAAAATTCCAATAGTAGTTTGGGTAATGGTTATGCGCACTTTAATGTGGGCTTAATGTTTGAGCGCGGCATGGGTGATGTCAAGCAAGACTACAAGACAGCCGTTGAATATTATGAAAAAGCAATTAAAGAAGAAGTGCTCGATGCCTACTGTAATTTAGGCAATATTTACATTCTTGGTACAGGTATTGCACATGGCGTTGTGCCCAACCAAGAAAAAGGTATCGCCTTATTAAAAAAAGGTGCGGAGGAGGGTAGTAGACAGTCTGCTTTTACCTTAGGCTCTTTATATGCAACTGGCGATATTATTGAGCAAGACCTCAAGCAGGGATATCTCTATTTAACCCTGGCTGCATTTGCTAAGCATGACCAAGCAAAGCGAGTTCTTCTGATATTTGAACATGCTCACCCAGGTAACTACCGGGAGGAATTTGATACGGCTCAGCAGCAGTATTGGAAGATTGAAAATATGCGCAGGCTTTATAAGTGCGTTTAA
- a CDS encoding DUF1924 domain-containing protein encodes MFWKLFSGSVLMSLGLAVLGATPSDLLKTYESQSGKASPTRGEQFFNAKHGKEWSCASCHENPPNHDTKHIVTGKVIKPLSPNANSMRFTDEAKADKWFKRNCNDVLGRDCTAQEKADVLAWLMTVK; translated from the coding sequence ATGTTTTGGAAGTTATTTTCAGGATCAGTCTTAATGAGCTTGGGTCTTGCCGTTCTTGGTGCGACTCCCTCTGATCTACTGAAGACCTATGAATCGCAATCTGGGAAAGCATCTCCCACTCGAGGAGAGCAGTTCTTTAATGCTAAGCATGGAAAAGAGTGGAGTTGCGCGTCCTGTCATGAAAATCCCCCCAATCACGACACGAAGCATATTGTTACTGGCAAGGTCATTAAGCCCCTATCCCCCAACGCTAATTCCATGCGATTTACCGATGAAGCCAAAGCGGACAAGTGGTTTAAGCGCAATTGCAATGATGTACTCGGTCGAGACTGTACTGCGCAAGAAAAAGCTGATGTCCTCGCTTGGTTAATGACAGTCAAATAA
- a CDS encoding diheme cytochrome c codes for MKIQFPYLFPLCLFLSASSAFAAKMPMPADAPASYEGECASCHMAYPPGLLSEQSWKNVMSSLSKHFGTDASVDAKTQAEITNWLIKNAATRQKYSETAPENRITKTSWFIRKHDEVRPDVWKRAGIKSPANCGACHIDAAQGIFSEKNIKIPTK; via the coding sequence ATGAAAATTCAATTTCCTTATCTCTTCCCCCTTTGTTTGTTCTTAAGCGCATCATCCGCCTTCGCAGCAAAGATGCCAATGCCTGCCGATGCGCCAGCTTCTTATGAGGGTGAGTGCGCAAGTTGCCACATGGCTTATCCACCGGGATTATTGAGTGAGCAAAGCTGGAAAAATGTGATGTCTAGTCTTTCTAAGCACTTTGGTACAGACGCCAGCGTAGATGCCAAGACTCAAGCTGAAATTACAAACTGGCTAATTAAGAATGCCGCTACTCGGCAAAAATATAGTGAGACTGCTCCTGAAAATCGCATCACCAAAACATCATGGTTTATTCGGAAGCATGATGAAGTAAGGCCTGATGTTTGGAAGAGGGCTGGCATTAAGAGTCCAGCCAATTGTGGCGCCTGTCATATCGATGCTGCTCAAGGCATCTTTAGTGAGAAAAATATCAAGATCCCAACCAAATGA
- a CDS encoding cytochrome b/b6 domain-containing protein — MNKPVNDAVGATGKTRQLILVWDMPVRVFHWLLVICFAGAWLTSESERLQMIHYAFGYSACLLILIRLVWGLIGTRYARFSQFLKSLKAVSEHFLAMLRGHPHHDVGHNPAGGLVMFALMLLILLIGLTGYLSVKEFLGNFMSEAHEAVASLALAVVILHVAAAIVMSLLEGQNLVKSMVNGKKLGMPEQGIRYPQYLLGMVLLFASLYFFYLVLSGALPSLTQ, encoded by the coding sequence ATGAATAAACCTGTGAATGATGCAGTTGGCGCAACTGGAAAAACCCGGCAGCTGATTTTGGTATGGGATATGCCGGTGAGGGTATTTCATTGGCTATTGGTGATTTGTTTTGCTGGTGCGTGGCTCACTTCTGAGAGTGAGCGGCTTCAGATGATTCACTATGCATTTGGCTATTCGGCATGCCTACTTATTCTCATCCGATTGGTGTGGGGGCTGATTGGCACTCGCTATGCCCGATTTAGTCAGTTTCTGAAAAGCCTTAAGGCAGTCTCAGAGCATTTCCTTGCTATGCTACGCGGACATCCCCACCATGATGTTGGCCATAATCCAGCGGGCGGCTTAGTGATGTTTGCGCTGATGCTACTCATACTGCTGATTGGTTTAACAGGTTATCTTTCTGTTAAAGAGTTTTTGGGCAATTTCATGTCTGAAGCACATGAAGCAGTTGCTAGTCTTGCTTTAGCTGTAGTGATTCTTCACGTTGCCGCTGCAATCGTCATGAGCCTACTTGAGGGGCAAAATCTTGTGAAGTCCATGGTGAATGGCAAAAAGCTAGGCATGCCAGAGCAGGGGATCCGTTACCCACAATACCTTCTAGGCATGGTTTTGCTGTTTGCATCTCTTTATTTTTTCTACCTAGTCCTGTCTGGTGCTTTACCAAGTTTGACGCAATAG